Within the Halomonas sp. HL-93 genome, the region GCTCACTATCCATAAACTGCCCCAGCCAGGCCCGCTATATATTGCCGACGATGAAGCCAGTGGAATTGATCGCCTGAACAGCTCGCATCCCCGGTTACCTGGGGATCGCATGGCGGGTTCTTACGTCAATTTTTATATTAGTAACTCGGTCATTGTAATGCCTTTGCTGGATCCTCGTTACGATGGACAGGCTAAAGGCATTCTATCCCGGTTATTTCCCACGAAAAGGGTGATCGGCGTTAGGGCAAGGGAAATACTGCTTGGTGGCGGGAACATTCACTGCATCACTCAGCAGCAACCACGCGTGTAGCGTTTCGCAGGGAAAACGCCCTGTTCAGCCACAGGCTGAACAGGGCGCGGGGGAAAGCTACCTTTGGCTGTTACTGGATGCGGTCGTAACCGTTATCCATAAACGGATAGTCGGTGTAGCCTTTTTCGTCGCCGCCGTAGAACGTCTCGTGGTCGGGCTCGGCGAGCGGCGCATTGACCCGGAAACGCTCGGGCAAGTCCGGGTTGGCGATGTAAGGACGCCCAAAGGCCACCGTGTCGGTGGTGTTTTCGCGGATGCGTGTTTCCGCATGGTCGGCGTCATAGTTGCCGCAGTACATCAGGCTACCGCTAAAGCGCTCACGCATCTGCTCACGGAATCCGTCAGGGAAAGTGATATCACCACCGGCCCAGTTGGGCTCGTTCAGGTGCAGATAGGCGAGGCCGCGCTTGGAGAGTTGCTCGGCCATATAGAACGCCATGGCTTCAGGCTCATCGTCGGTCAAGCCGAACAGTTCGATAAACGGCGTCATGCGAATGCCGACCCGGTCAGCGCCGTAGACGTCGATTACGGCATCGACCACTTCCAGCGGGAAGCGCGCGCGGTTTTCCAGCGACCCGCCGTACTGGTCGGTACGCTGGTTGGTGCCCGTAGCCAGGAACTGGTTCAGCAGGTAGGCGTTGGCCGCGTGGACCTCGACCATGTCAAAGCCTGCCCGTTTGGCGCGAATAGCCGCCTGGCGGTAGTCGTCAACGATGCCGGGAATCTCGTCGGTTTCCAACGCGCGCGGTGTACTGGTGGCGTGCTGACCGGCGGTGCCGTCTTCAAACTCAACGAAACACTGGGCGCCTTCGCCTTTCAGCGCGCTGGGCGCGACCGGCTGCTGGCCGTTGGGTTGAACCATTTCGTGGGAAACACGCCCAACGTGCCACAGTTGCAATGCCATTCGCCCGCCTTTGGCATGCACTGCATCGACTACGTTTTTCCAGCCAGCTTCCTGCTCGTCGGTCCAGATGCCGGGTGTATACACATAGCCACGGGCGGTGGGGGAAATATTGGTGGCTTCGCTGATAATCAATCCGGCCCCGGCGCGCTGGCCGTAATAAGCTTCCTGCATTTTGCCAGGCACGCTGTCAGGCGTGCGAGCACGGGTCAGCGGTGCCATGATCACCCGGTTGGGGATTGATACGCTGCCTAGTTGCGTCGGGGCAAAAAGCGTTTCGTAAGCCATTAAACAAACTCCTTTCGAGTTCTTAGATGAACAATAGCGCACAGAATAGACCAGTTTACTAGTGAGTGCCAATATCGTGCGGATTTTCGTCTGCGGCCCTAACGCTGACGAGTTCTGCTACGCTAGCGGCATTACTAATGGATAGACGTTATCGCATGACGAAAAAAGTATCCCAGCGCCGCCCTCATCAGGTGGCAGAAACCATTAAGTGCTGGATTGTTGACCGCCATTTGAAACCTGGCGATCGGCTTCCCAGTGAAGCGGAGCTGATGGCAACGCTCAACGTATCGAAGGGGACCGTGCGCGAGA harbors:
- a CDS encoding alkene reductase, which encodes MAYETLFAPTQLGSVSIPNRVIMAPLTRARTPDSVPGKMQEAYYGQRAGAGLIISEATNISPTARGYVYTPGIWTDEQEAGWKNVVDAVHAKGGRMALQLWHVGRVSHEMVQPNGQQPVAPSALKGEGAQCFVEFEDGTAGQHATSTPRALETDEIPGIVDDYRQAAIRAKRAGFDMVEVHAANAYLLNQFLATGTNQRTDQYGGSLENRARFPLEVVDAVIDVYGADRVGIRMTPFIELFGLTDDEPEAMAFYMAEQLSKRGLAYLHLNEPNWAGGDITFPDGFREQMRERFSGSLMYCGNYDADHAETRIRENTTDTVAFGRPYIANPDLPERFRVNAPLAEPDHETFYGGDEKGYTDYPFMDNGYDRIQ